CTAGTTACGACTGTATCCCGAAACtattgtcgcaaacctgtcATTCAACCACCTTGGTGAATGACGTCACGCAGATggtgagtaataacttctttaaatgaatccatttgagatcgaattaatgctagatttttttgctataaattacagacatggcattagaggactaattctcattttcctcagttattttgctttttttccaGATCGACTCAAATGCTTGTTCTTACATACTAGAGCACATACGCACATGTGCACTCTCCAAAAACggtgctttaaatctcttgacaaactaaaatatataaaagatatacattgtacttaatgtcagcttgcttatctTGCTCAAGAaaatgatttattaagtccacatgtcataaaaacaagaaactatgcttctaactacagttccaaccacacaagtttgccaTGCAGATTGCGAATGTTTGTTTGAACGATGGTTttgggaaacaccaaatcgttgaactatgtaagTAACGATGGAAGGGTGTATTTTTTTTGGGTGTGTTGTGTGGGGGTCTTTTAAAGACAGACAGTGATTCTCCACATAGTTTCACTCTGTCACGAGTCCTTGATTCTGTTCAAGAAAAACTGATTCTGTTCATTTTCTTAAAGTTTTGGTTTAAGTTCTGACACTTCTAAATTCAGCTCAAGACTTAAGCTCAGTGGAGGAACAAGAAACATCTACATTGTCAttgttcaattcaattcacatttatttgtatagatCTTTTCACAAAACATTGTTTCAATGCATGTCAGCATTACAATTTAGACTGATCTGTTGTCAGAGGTGACAACATCAAATTATGTGTCAAATTATGTATTTCAGAAATAAAAACGTTAAATGATTAGGATATTTCGATCAATTAAGCATAGGTACATCAGTTTACTTCATCTgaagtgatagatagatagatagatagatagatagatagatagatagattgattctAGGGTGTTACTATACAGTTAATAGGGTACttggagtggttgctaagatgttgctatgcagttgctaagttactcagggtggttgctatgtggttgttagggtACTGCTAAatagttgctagggtactcagggtggttgctagggtactcattTCAAGGCATTTTTCAAATAGATACCAAGCAAAAAAGAGCACTATAGGACTCTTTTAACAGATTTAACAGTTTGGATGAGGTGTCCCCTGAGAGTCCTGATCATTTCACAGTTTCAATTCATAATCCAATAACATTTGAGTGCTTAGGCCCACATGTTAAGAGTGAAAGTACttcagatcttttttttttttttttttgtcctccaGCTGCAAATCTTTGAAGTGCGATGGCATCTGTTAAAGATCTGCTTGAGAAATTACTGAACGAACTGAAAAAAGCTGAACTAAAGAAGTTTCAGTGGCACTTAAAAAATGACCATAAGTGTATATCAAATTCTGACATGGAGAATGCAGATATCTTAGACACAGTGGATAAGATGGTAGCATGTTTTGGACCAGAAGAAGCTATGAAGATCATGGTGGAGATCATGAGGAAGATGGACCAGAATAATCTGGCTGAGCAGCTGGAAAACAATTCCAAGCAAGGTAAAGTTTAATTCACAGTGACTGTAATGTGATTGACTGTTTACCAGTGTGATGGTTTGACTTAACTTTTCTCTGCTGACGTGTTTGTGTGATTTATGTTTCCCAGTGAGTGatcctctctctcacacacacagaggtcAGGCTGAAGGCAATATAATGacatctgctgctgctgttggtgcTCATTCAAAAGAGATATGTGGTAAACAACAATCACTGCCTGTACATGGAAACAAAAGAAACAACTATCCAATAAATTCTCTGGAAGAAAttagaaaaaagttatttaaaaattttaaaattaaaaccaaTTGCATTCGAGTAAGCATTAGTCAAGGCATTTCCATCCCCAAATGTTATCAACCTTAGCATAATCAGTGTAagatgtgcatgtaaacattgttGCAGTAAGAGTGTGATTCATTTGAATATAGTAGAAGCATGAATTTATGAAACACAATCGCTTAATCTTTGCTGTCTTTTCCCCTCTTTTTTAAAGGTTCTACTGCCGACAACAGTCAAGCTACTCTCCATGATTACACAGAGACCAGCCTCAGACTGAAGAACAAATTAAAACAGGACTACGAGCAGATATTGGTTGGTAATTCACAGACGGGTCATCAGAAATACCTGAATGATATTTACACTGATTTATATGTGGTGGAGAATGAGACTGGAGGAAGAGTGAATGATCATGAAGTGATGCAGATTGAATCAAATCACAACCGATTGACTGCCAAGGAGAAGCCAATCAAGTGTAATGACATGTTTAAAGTCCAGTGTGACACGGATCAACGAAACAGAAAAGTGCTGACAATGGGGATCGCAGGAGTGGGAAAAACCTTCTCTAGCAATAAATTCATCTTTGACTGGGCTGAAGGAACAGAAAATCAGGATATAGTGTTCATATTTCCACTTCCATTCCGTAGATTGAATTTGATTAAAGAAGAGTACAGTCTCATGGGACTGCTTAACAAATACTTCTTTAGTAGTTCTGAAGAACTGCTCTCTCTTCCTGAAGGTGACGGTAAAGTtatgttcatctttgatgggcTGGATGAATGTCGCTTTCCTTTGAGCTTTAAAGGAGATGACATATTTACAAGTGTAAATGAAAAAACAACAGTGAGTAAGATAATAATAAACCTTATCAAAAGACATCTggttccctctgctctcatctggatcacatcTAGACCAGCAGCAGCCAGTCTGATACCCCGTGACTACATTAATCAGGTGACTGAAGTGCGTGGATTCAACAATGAACAGAAAGAGCAATACTTCATCAAAAACAGTCCTGAGGTTTCTGAAAATCTTATCCGTCACATCAGGAAATTCAGGAGTCTGTACATCATGTGCCAAATCCCTGTCTTCTGCTGGATCATTCTCACTGTTCTTCAGCCTCTACTTGCTCGAGAAAGCAATGACAAAACACCAACAACTCTCACAGAGTTGTACACAAGCTTCTTAATTTCTCAGCAGCaacagatggaaaaaaaatattgtgatgACCCTGAACCTAAAGCCAATGCCAGGTCTTTTGATCAGATTATTCTGAAGCTTGGGAAACTGGCCTTTCAACAGCTGGAGAAAGGAAACATGATTTTTTACAAAGAAGATCTTGAGAAATGTGGACTAGATGTCAGCGAAGGGTCTGTGTACTCTGGCTTATGCACTCGACTGTTTCAGGAGGAAAAGGTTTCAACAAGAAATGTGTACAGCTTCGTACATCTCAGCATACAGGAATTCCTTGCTGGTCTATATGTTTTTTTGATTTACAAAGACAAGAAAACAAACCCATTTCTTGAATCATGGAGAGAAAAATTTACATGGATTCTCTCCAAAAAACCACTGTTCAAACTTCATAAGGCTGCAATCAACAAGGCTTTAGAAAGCAAGAACGGTCACTTGGACCTTTTCCTCCGATTCCTTCTGGGTCTCTCACtggagtccaatcagagtgACCTGAAAGAACTACTAccaaaactgaaactgaaaacgGAGAATGTTAAAGACACAGTTGACTATATCAAACAGACAATAGAGATTGAGAAATCTGTAGAGAGGACCATCAATCTCTTCCACTGTCTGAGTGAACTGAAAGATGACTTTGTAAAGGAAATCCAGAAGAATATTATCTCAGGAAATCTTTCAACACAGAAGCTGTCCTCTGCTCAGTGGTCTGCTCTGGTGTTTGTGCTCCTCATGTCAGAAGAGACTCAAGAGATGTTTAAACTGCAGAAATACAGAAGATCTGATGAAGCACTGATAAAACTGCTGCCAGTGATCAAAAATACCAGAAGAGCACTGTGAGGATcttctttacatttatttatttacactgttaatttttttaaattgggcCTTCATTTTACATGGGTGGCTTGTTGTACTAGACCCCAGGTGTCAAACTCCATTCCTGTAGTGCcacagccctgcagagtttagttccaatCCTAATTAAATGCATCCGATTCAGCTAATCAAGTCCTTCAGGCTTATTTGAAAGCTACAGGTTTGTTTGTTGGAGCAGGGCCCACCAGTAACTGAATTTGATACCCCTGGACTAGACTGttcagaaaaaataataaatgtaatgtgtGTGATGATATACAGTTGccagaaaaagtatgtgaaccacttgcagaatctgtgaaaatgtgaataatcttaacaaaataagagaaatcatacaaaatgcatgttatttttttatttagtactgtcctgagtaagatattttacataaaatatttttacatataattcacaagacaaaaaaatagcagaATTTATTAAAAGAGCCCAGTTCGGAaatatgtgaaccattgattcttaataatgtgtgtggttacctgaatGATCTAcaactttttttccttttttttttgtgatggatGTTCATCAGTCCCTTgttgagctctgttcttcagaaaaatcctccaggtcctgcagattcttcagttttccagcattttttgcatatttgaaccctttccagcagtgactgaatgattttgagatccgtcttttcacactgagtaCAAtcgagggactcaaacacaactattaaaaaaggttcaaaccttcattgatgctccagaaggatacacgatgcattaagagtcgggaggtgaaaacttttgaatttgaaaatcaatgtaaattgtacttatttgtcttctgggaaacatgcaatcatcttctgttgcttctgaagggcagtattaaatgaaaaaaatatatatttaaactaaataagaaaaaatgtctttctgaaaatgaaaaacattttcttcctgttcaaaagttttcaaaaaaaaaaaaaaaaaaactttacaaaaAAACTGTTGTAGATCTtgcaggtaaccacacacattATTGAGAATAAATGGtttgcaaacttttgaatggggtcttttaataaattcagctattctTTGGACTTGTGGActacatgtaaacatattttatgtaaaatatcttactcaggacagcactaaataaataacatgcattttgtatgatctcaaTTTCTGCatgtggttcacatactttttcttgcaaatcTAAATACTAGTTTGATGTTTTATAAAGAGAAAATTGTTTTAGCTTTGCTTACATCACTACAGTCAAAgttttgtttcagtttttttcAAGCTATAGATTATAAATGCTACCAAATAAAGCATTACTGttgctgtttgttttgttctttacaGGCTACAATGCTGTAATCTCACTGCTCAGTCCTGTGAAAGTTTGTCTTTAGTTTTACAATCCTCAAACTCTGTtttgagagagctggacctgagtaacaatgacctgcaggattctggagtgaagcttctttctgatggactgaagagtccaaactgtcCACTGGAGATACTGAGGtgaatggttttaaaataattaattatgctATAATAAGAGATGGACCTAGCCAATAAGTGAAGTGGCAGCTTAGGGAAGCAGGGGACCCCATCTGATTTGGCAAAACATATTTAGCAAACACTCCAGGGCGGATTTGTGTTTGCACTCTTTTTGAAAACTGTCAAAGGTTTTTTATTTCCAGCATGCTTTTGCAGCATTAAGCAATGCAGTCAGAATCCACTCACAGCTCAAAATGCCTGAGTTTTTATTCAGTGCTTACCTCTGTACCAAGACAGTTttacagcatccctccaccatcCTAACTATCCCTATCCCAGCCTGGGATAGACGGTGgaagtactctgggttcgggccaaattcTAAGTTCAGAGTAGGGATGTGCACATCGATGCTGCAGTATCGATATATCAATTTTCGTATTTCCTAATGGTCTCGTGGTAGAATATTTGTCATTAGAGTAAGAGGTCCAGCCGTGCTCGAATAATCAGTGGTTCAAATCTGCCCTCATTtcgttttttttcctctttaagttaaaataagttcattaatgtttgtataccaaaatgtttgtgtgcattttgctAGTGATGCCTAGAAAGAAGAGTCAAGCGATGTCTGAAGACTAACTTACACGAGCCATAACATTCCTcggcatgatttcaaaaacaacttgTTTCAGCGCCAGTTCGcttcttatttaactcaaatcaaCATAAACTGgatgttttatttgcattatatccGAGCAGCAAGATGACAATTTCGACCCAAAAGCACATTCTTTTCACGAGTGTTGTCGCGAGTCATGCGCTCGCTGATTTCTGATGCAAGAAGAGTTTGAGTTTGAGCACGCGCATGTATCTGATCTAGACCATTTGTGCTCGCGCATCACTTGGATGCTCTCTCGACGTTTGCCATTAAATATCGGCGTAGAAACGGccttaaataaactataaaacaGGGATCGTGTCTAAAAGATCCAATCGATTTTTTTATATTGGGCGGTATCAGACCGCAGTAAAGATAGTTTGCggtttgatattcagattttttttggcTATAAATACGCAGTGCGCTGTCATAGACATGCAAATAATACCGAATATCGTTCTCCATGATTTGTGAATTAAGGTGACGCTGTCCTTTGGGCTGATATCAGGTTTTTTTTTCGTAGCgactcttaattttataatggctatagctccaaatgttggacacttagaggaatgaaactggtgtcatcttcaccagcttgatctgtgaattttttcacagcaaagctcttGTCCGTAAATCCCTTGGTAAGTCCGCCAGTAAGGAATGTAAAAGAAAGGCGTTCTTCATGTTTAACGTCTATTACCAATGAACACGCAGACTGctggaataaaataacattgttttaggtagagctcgatttgtgaaaactttcacaatagCATTTTATCTCGTGGCCGTGTTTCTCTTTGCTCTAACCCCCGTTCTttgtataatatgatatatatatgtgtatatatatatatatatatatatatatatatatatatatatatatatatataatgaccTTGTACAGATAATgtacatcacttttctgatctgtgaaaactttcacagttcagtacgggtcagctgacccttccctgggtcactaacatcacttttctgatctgtgaaaactttaacAGTTCAgtaagggtcagctgacccttccctgggtcactagcatcactattctgatctgtgaaaactttaacAGTTCAgtaagggtcagctgacccttccctgggtcactaacatcgcttttctgatctgtgaaaactttaacAGTTCAgtaagggtcagctgacccttccctgggtcactagcatcactattctgatctgtgaaaactttcacagttcagtacgtgTCAGCTGACcattccctgggtcactaacatcacttttctgatctgtgaaaactttcacagttcagtacgggtcagctgacccatccctgggtcactaacatcgcttttctgatctgtgaaaactttcacagttgagttttggtcagctgacccttccctgggtcactaacatcacttttctgatctgtgaaaattttcacagttcagttttggtcagctgacccttccctgggtcactaacatcacttttctgatctgtgaaaactttcacagttgagttttggtcagctgacccttccctgggtcactaacatcacttttctgatctgacccgctgacccgtactgaactgtgaaagttttcacagatcagaatagcgatgttagtgacccagggaagggtcagctgaccaaaactcaactgtgaaagttttcacagatcagaaaagtgatgttagtgacccaggaaagggtcagctgaccaaaactcaactgtgaaagttttcacagatcagaatagtgatgttagtgacccagggaagggtcagctgacccgtactgaactgtgaaagttttcacagatcagaaaagtgatgtacATTATCTGTACAaggtcatttatatatatatatatatactatatatatcatattatacaaAAAACGGGGGCAGAGCAAAGAGAAACACGGCCACGAGATAAAATGctattgtgaaagttttcacaaatcgagctctacctaaaacaatgttattttattccagCAGTCTGCGTGTTCATTGGTAATAGACGTTAAACATGAAGAACGCCTTTCTTTTACATTCCTTACTGGCGGACTTACCAAGGGATTTACGGACaagagctttgctgtgaaaaaattcacagatcaagctggtgaagatgacaccagtttcattcctctaagtgtccaacatttggagctatagccattataaaatgAAGAGTCGctacgaaaaaaaaaacctgatttcggcccaaaggacagcgtcaccttaattcaagtcaagtcaagtcaaatttatttatatagcgcttttacaattggtaattgtttcaaagcagctttacatattaaaagcacagaaaaaaagggaagttgttaaaaataagctgtacaaacaagcgtggtaatatgtaacatatacaagatggtgctacattaagccaatgtcggctgactcccaggggtggaaaaaaccccctaggagaaaaacccagcgtgttaacactgggaaaaaagtcctaggagggaaaaaaccccttggaagatatatataatatatgtaaatggatatggagatcaaaatctgaattatacatttttattatagagattaaaaatagattatatataaatatatgtaagcggatacggggattaaaaatctgaattatagatgcagccagaactggatctgtaggcccattgtctcctgggctacgttgtagtcaggtccagacacaggttctccatctgatctggatacggcctggatccagcacccggaaaacctcaggataagcagagagacagatattagcgtagatgccattcttattctgatgtacaggtatatctagtgttataggtaatgttctcggttccggccgacctaattattgcagcgtaacaatcctttaacggatttgaaaaatgttaatgtattgataatgtgttatgtgtatgcaagagcaaagagatgtgtttttagtctagatttaaactgacagagtgtgtctgcttcccgaacaatgctaggaagattgttccagagtttaggtgctaaataggaaaaggatctgccgccttcagttgattttgatattctgggtattatcaactggcctgaattctgagatcgcaataaacgtgaaggactataatgcattaagagctcacttaggtactggggagctaaaccaatTCACAAATCATGGAGAACGATATTCGGTATTATTTGCATGTCTATGACAGCGCACTGCGTATTTATAGCCAaaagaaatctgaatatcaaaccACAAACTATCTTTACTGCGGTTTTTAACCGgtggagaatatctcgtatttttccgtgggtgctcgaccatttccgtgggtgctcCAGCCCCCGAGCACACACGGGATCAGCGcctatgtgtatgtatgtatatataaaaaggaAAAGCTCTCGCGGACGCGGTGGTATGACGTTACACACTGATCGGTCTGCGGCTGCGCACAGTGCAGTGTGCCACAGTCACAACACGGCACGCACAGTCTCACGAAAAATGGCATGATGGCAGAGCAGAAAACGTAGCGTAGCGTGGTGTGGTGCTACTTCTCAACAGCCGAAAAAAGTATTGCCCGATGCAATATTTGTGATAAGAGAGTCACACACTGCAACAATACAAGCAAcctttttaaacatttgcaaaCAACACATCCTGAAACGTATAAAGAGGCTTAACAAAAACAAGTTGCCCAGTTTTCAGCTGCCCAGTCTTCCTCTGTCCGACAAAAGACGTTACAGGAGAGTTTTCAGGGAGGCAAACCCTATCCAGGTACAAAGAGCACAGTCATTAGTTAACTTATTATAACTCACTGTCTCTGTCGTAACCATTAGACGAATAAGAAGAACAAATATAAAGTGCGTAGGctatttgtgtggggtgtgctgGTATTCCTTACGTTATGGGGGACAAAACGTTACCACGATCATAATCAATaatatgttttttgaaaatgttacaGTGTTTTCAGTGACGTAGATTTAGAGGAAtatgtttgtacagtataaaaatcagtaTGGAATGTCCCCTTAATTGTAGGAATACCAGTATGTGTTTATAtgtatactgtgtgtgtgtattttatatatattaaattttatatatattaaaaaaattaaactgctAGCAGttgaatgaaaaacaaaaaccatgcaaatatatatacatcAGCTACAAAATTTAGAAAGTTGCTACATGCTACAAAAATGTAGAAAGTTAaagatgaagaaagaaagatgaaggtctgtttaaaattaagaaagaagtaaaagtattaataaactaaaaggtattttagtttattatgatttgttgttatttaatcagtattttttgtaaaatatggaGATAGTACAATAGAATTTTgaagaataagaaaaaaaaaactgccagtttaaaaataagaaataagtaaaaatatgcaatttatgTTGTtggtatttttgttttattaagatttatgttatttaatcattatttttataagaaggctgtttaaacatttttatttatttgttgttaaatTTGCTTTTCTAATAAATGAGTTATTAATGGCCAGAATGTGTATGTAATTTGCCTTTAAATTAgcctttaaattaaaattgaaaaaaatgccttaaaattaacattattttgaaaaaacacatacacaattaaaattataagcagtatcggtatcggtatcggtatcgttaaaattgtaacaaaaagtatcggtatcgtatcgcatgaaaaaaatgtggtatcgcccatccctagttCAGAGCCCTCCCACCAGACAGCAcgttaagggttagttcatccaaaaatgaaaattatgtaatttattactcatccttatgttgttctacacccgtaagatctttgttcatctttggaataaaaattaagatatttttgatgaaatctgatggctcagtgaggcctctattgccagcaatgtcacctGTGGTAGATTTTCCCCTACGCACCTGACTTAAGTTTACCTGTTTACCTGGGGTGTCTCCTAATTGACACTCAACAATATACCTGATCTTTCGGAGCGTCTCCTAATCGACACTCAATAGTATACCTGATCTTTCGGAGCATCTCCTAATTGACACTCAATAATATCTTTCCGAGTGTCTCCTAATTGACACTCAATAATATTTCGGTCAACGTATTGACGTCTGTACCATGCCGGTTCAGGACAAttacatgtaccgttacacccttaatgtacatacatgttgctcacaCATTATGGTAGCCTAATTCATGTTTATCGTGTttaatacagtgtaatgacacttttgccaTTCATATGTtaatgaacaactgaaaaaagcacaaatatcagggcatgtcaaaacttctccagggccccaaaaatcctcagacccctgagggttaaaacagttaatgtgtgtacagtggttctaccttaatattataaagcgacaagaaaactttttgtgcaccaaaaacacaaaataatgagttttcaacaatatttgttgatggccgatttcaaaacactggttCAATatgctttacgaatcttttgttttgaatcagtgattcggatcgtgtatcaaactgctgaaCTTgcgactttggcactccgaacaacTGATTTCGAAacaaaagcttcgaagcagtgttttgaaattttccatcactaaatattgttgaaaagtcattatttttttttattatttttttttttttggcgcacaaaaagtattctcgtcacattataatattaaggtagattGAATCTATGATAGAGAATGTATCATATGAAAACATATTAGCTAAAATGAATGGAATGTCAATTCAAGCTTGGATCCAGTATCAGTCATGATTTGCTTATCCTGTTGtgcatttaaatgtcatttctataattattattattattatttattagaattatttttgtttgttagattttgtattttgtatacagtgtatttacttatttaattttgtacTGGTTTGTTTTGCTATGTATAAAGAAAACCAATAAGAAAacttcattttcaaaaaaaataatattaaggtagaacccctgtactcacatgaactgttttaaatgcattaaagttCGGTGTGTGATGGAATTTTTGGATTAATCATAACTACCATTTGTTTCTCCTtgcaggaataacatttatatgcTTTTAAAACCTTAATGTCCTCAAACCTTGCATGGGCCTAAATCAGTGCGTGTCTGAATCATGTACAAATATAAGAAAAGGGGAAATGACACGTAGGGACAGCTAGACAACTATCTAAATATAATAGCACCATGATATTGAGTAACCAACAAACTAATAATGGGCAGATCTTGCTTTACCTAGTAACATAAGGGTTTGACATATGAAGAACCAATCATATTGTAGAATGCTTTACCATGCCCCTATCCTATATAAACTGTTGTATTCTTCTTGCTGGTGGGATTCTCTTTGATTGATACGAAGTCCTCCGGCCGTGAATAAAGCATATTCTAAGTCTGGAGTCTATCTGGTTATTGCTGCCCAGCaagtcataacttgttttcatgatgaATTTATTTAGTCCTTACATTAACAAgttaagtaaaatattattaacacATTGGCTAATATAcggcatatatttagtgaaacagttcatttctctagtgaactaacaaaCTGTTGACACTGAATTGCTTTACTGAGGTTAATGTAATATTACGTGACATATTGTTTACAAACTGTtttactgacatctttccacggttgaaacactgagcgattacacgtgatattatattttttagtaAGTTCtgctgtatctttcaacataccttcatgttcattcatgttcattCTGTAGTAGTGAAGAGGAAGGGATGATCACTTTCACTCGCGCTCTGCACTGCCATTTGAACTGAGGCACCTGTACAGtaatctgtcacgccacatcaaAAAGTGTCAAAACgtcatttattgtttgaatttcataataaaatagaCATAATttgaaagtaacaaaacacagaacttattgcgattattggtggTTAATGCTGGTAAAAAGTGGTTAGGCTAAAAAGCATTATTGCgcacgcccccttctggattggagtgtggactgcctgtgactgactgtattcgtcatCTAACTGCATGAACCTAACTGTGACGTCTGTACCATGTCGGTTCGGGA
Above is a genomic segment from Megalobrama amblycephala isolate DHTTF-2021 linkage group LG14, ASM1881202v1, whole genome shotgun sequence containing:
- the LOC125245211 gene encoding protein NLRC3-like, with amino-acid sequence MASVKDLLEKLLNELKKAELKKFQWHLKNDHKCISNSDMENADILDTVDKMVACFGPEEAMKIMVEIMRKMDQNNLAEQLENNSKQGSTADNSQATLHDYTETSLRLKNKLKQDYEQILVGNSQTGHQKYLNDIYTDLYVVENETGGRVNDHEVMQIESNHNRLTAKEKPIKCNDMFKVQCDTDQRNRKVLTMGIAGVGKTFSSNKFIFDWAEGTENQDIVFIFPLPFRRLNLIKEEYSLMGLLNKYFFSSSEELLSLPEGDGKVMFIFDGLDECRFPLSFKGDDIFTSVNEKTTVSKIIINLIKRHLVPSALIWITSRPAAASLIPRDYINQVTEVRGFNNEQKEQYFIKNSPEVSENLIRHIRKFRSLYIMCQIPVFCWIILTVLQPLLARESNDKTPTTLTELYTSFLISQQQQMEKKYCDDPEPKANARSFDQIILKLGKLAFQQLEKGNMIFYKEDLEKCGLDVSEGSVYSGLCTRLFQEEKVSTRNVYSFVHLSIQEFLAGLYVFLIYKDKKTNPFLESWREKFTWILSKKPLFKLHKAAINKALESKNGHLDLFLRFLLGLSLESNQSDLKELLPKLKLKTENVKDTVDYIKQTIEIEKSVERTINLFHCLSELKDDFVKEIQKNIISGNLSTQKLSSAQWSALVFVLLMSEETQEMFKLQKYRRSDEALIKLLPVIKNTRRAL